The following proteins are encoded in a genomic region of Magallana gigas chromosome 1, xbMagGiga1.1, whole genome shotgun sequence:
- the LOC105335276 gene encoding uncharacterized protein, with amino-acid sequence MALHRPTFQLHTLFDGQPSSRLVDGKKSDLNILSSQCTSTQDGQSFVMWRVDLENYRRIERIVLYSRTDNKKWDVNNGFTRRFLGFSVAVSNTTDYNHGIICYHERKYNKYTIPPIVDFFCSAVGRYVIFYNERRPGISYPEDYSQYAFVDLCEIEVYGCPIPQYGFEQPACTLPCAALCKYDMENLSYRKQTWLSSPFSPFMAGDKAVDGRYTSRHYSSGQCAISKPSTQITWWVNLGKIHRIELVVIYFRTDNVQWGCPSPVGKNPQCSRPCPWNCEQCYRDTGLCAKCWPGFRGHACELPCQAIGNVTTSSSVIYNGPIYQALLSSNGLYYPGTERGYAYIIMTLSEKSTNIVGLSFTLHQASNVMVTLLDNKQSVIKKYFEHSSDSQKWNVKVMNSVISQVHSISVAVVYKHTVYYLKYEVSSAKMQK; translated from the exons ATGGCATTGCATCGCCCGACTTTTCAACTGCATACACTTTTTGACGGACAACCAAGTTCCAGACTCGTTGATGGTAAAAAAAGTGATCTTAATATACTCAGCAGTCAGTGCACTTCTACTCAAGATGGCCAGTCGTTTGTAATGTGGAGGGTAGATTTAGAAAATTACCGTCGCATTGAACGCATTGTTCTCTACTCAAGAACGGATAATAAAAAATGGG ATGTCAACAATGGGTTTACGAGAAGATTTTTAGGATTCTCAGTTGCTGTTTCGAATACGACTGATTACAATCATGGCATTATTTGTTATCATGAGAGAAAATACAACAAGTATACGATACCTCCCATTGTGGATTTTTTCTGCTCTGCTGTTGGTCGgtatgtaatattttacaatgaGAGACGCCCAGGAATCAGCTACCCAGAAGATTACAGTCAATACGCCTTTGTTGACCTCTGTGAAATAGAAGTTTATG GTTGTCCAATACCCCAGTATGGATTTGAACAACCAGCCTGCACACTTCCTTGTGCTGCCTTGTGTAAATATG aTATGGAAAATCTGAGTTACAGGAAACAAACTTGGCTGTCATCACCATTCAGTCCTTTTATGGCTGGCGATAAAGCAGTTGATGGACGATATACGTCACGCCATTACTCAAGTGGACAGTGTGCTATATCAAAACCATCAACACAAATAACATGGTGGGTTAATCTGGGAAAGATACACAGGATCGAACTCGTCGTAATCTATTTCAGGACCGATAACGTACAATGGG GTTGTCCCAGTCCTGTGGGTAAAAATCCTCAGTGTTCGAGACCTTGTCCCTGGAATTGTGAACAATGCTACCGTGACACGGGGCTGTGTGCCAAATGTTGGCCTGGATTTCGAGGTCATGCTTGCGAATTAC CTTGCCAAGCTATAGGTAACGTTACAACGTCATCCAGTGTTATTTACAATGGACCTATATACCAGGCGCTGTTGTCTTCCAATGGACTTTATTATCCGGGCACTGAACGAGGGTatgcatatataattatgactTTATCTGAGAAGTCGACAAACATCGTTGGTCTTTCCTTCACCCTTCATCAGGCATCAAACGTGATGGTTACCTTACTGGATAACAAACAATCTGTTATCAAGAAA TATTTCGAACACTCCTCAGACAGTCAGAAATGGAATGTAAAAGTAATGAACAGCGTGATCTCTCAGGTTCATTCGATCAGTGTAGCGGTGGTGTATAAGCATACAGTTTACTATCTCAAGTATGAGGTTTCCTCTGcgaaaatgcaaaaatga